The sequence CTACTTCTTTAAAAATAGAAAAAGTCATTCAGTATATGCAGCAAAATATCAATCATAGAGTCACCTTGGCTGAATTATCAGATTTGGTGCAATTGTCCTCTACATACCTGTCGCGAGCGTTCAAAGAGATTACGGGGTATTCGATCATTGAATTCTTTAATAAAATGAAAATGGATAAAGCCAAAGAAATGATTCTCGAAGGCGACAAAAAGATAAAAGAGGTCGCACAGACACTTGGATTTACGGATGAGTTCTATTTCAGCAGGATATTTAAAAGAATTCAAGGGCTCAGCCCCTCAGAATTCTACAGCAAGAATGTCCATGTAGTCTAATATAATGCATGGTCTAAGGCCAATTCGGCTGTTAATATGAGGATGTTATTGTTAACAGAAGGAAGGCTTGTCAGTCATGCCAATTTGGAAAAGGAATCTGCTCGTTTGCTGGTTTGGAATGTTTGTAACCGGTGTGGGAATGAGTCAGATAGCTCCGGTATTGCCGCTTTATATCAAGCAGTTGGGTGTGAATAATCCAGCTTCCATTGCTGAACTATCTGGAATTGCTTTTGGGATTACCTTTATCATTTCTGCCGTTTTCTCGCCTATTTGGGGTCTGGCTGCGGATAAGTTCGGACGTAAACCCATGCTTTTGCGGGCAAGCCTTGGTATGGCGTTAGTCATAGGCTGTATGGGTTTTGCACAGAATGTATATGTGTTGATAGCACTCCGATTACTGCAGGGCGTAATCACAGGTTATGGCACAGCTTGTACGACATTAATTGCTACTCAGACGGATAAGGAGCATGCCGGCTATGCTTTAGGTACCCTTTCAACGGCCAGTATTGCCGGTTCTTTGCTTGGGCCAACAATTGGTGGTTTTATTGCAGAGAACCTGGGCTTGCAGAATACCTTTTTTGTCACAGGTGCAATGATGCTGATTGCTTTTATTTCGACCGCTTTATTTGTAAAGGAATCCTTTGCCCGCGAGCATAAAAAGACTCTTCGAATGAAGGAAGTATGGAGTGTTGTACCGGAAAAAAGTTTGACGATTACCCTGTTTGTGACCTTTTTTATACTAACGGTAGCCTTATATTCTGTAGAACCCATCATCACCGTATATGTTTCTCAGTTGTCCAAGAATGCCACTCATATTGCGCTGCTCGCGGGAATAACCTTCTCTGCTTCAGGATTAGCCAATATCGTTGCCGCGCCAAGACTAGGGAAGCTTTCTGACAAAATTGGGGCACATAAGGTTATATTAATCTCACTTATTGCGGCAGGCCTTATCTTCATACCACAGGCCTTTGTCACGAATCCTTGGCAGTTAATGGGGCTGCGCTTTCTATTAGGATTGGCAGCAGGTGGGTTGATTCCCTCGGTGAATATCCTGGTCAAGAAAATTACACCCGCTGCGATTACAGGCCGAGTGTTTGGTTTTACCATGTCCGCAGGGTATTTAGGCATATTTGGAGGTTCAGTGATGGGCGGGCAAGTGGCCGCTTGGTTTGGCCTCCGCTATGTATTTTTTATTACAGGTGCCTTGTTATTGATTAATGCAGGCTGGGTGTATCTTAAGTTGTACAAAAAAATGGGCTTAATGAATGGGAGAGAAGAATATGAATGATGTAACAGCAACAGAAGTGGAATACATTGCAGCAGATAAAACAGCACTGGTAGTCATAGACTTGCAAAATGGTATTGTAAACGGTCGTCAGTCGGCCCCTTATACGGCTGCTCAGGTTGTTCAGAATGCCAGTCATTTAGTGCAGGCCTTCACGGAAAAGGGAGCTTTTGTAGTTCTGGTAAGAGTCTCAACTATAGATGGAAAAGATATGGTGAGACCCCTTACAGATACAAAAATGAATCCGATGCAATTCTCGGCAGGCTGGGATACCATTATTCCTGAATTAGCAGACTTCAACAATACGCATACCATTACCAAACGCCAATGGGGAGCCTTCTTCGGTACTGACCTAGATTTGCAACTGCGCCGCCGTGGAATCGATACCATTGTGCTCTGCGGTATTTCTACCAGCATCGGCGTGGATACTACGGCAAGAGAAGCCTATCAGCATGGGTATAATCAAATTTTTGCAGAAGATGCCTTGACCGCTTCAACCCAAGAAGAGCATGATTATGTCTGTAAAACTATCTTTCCAAGAATCGGCAAAATTCGTACGAGTGATGAAGTGATTATGGCGTTGAGATAAAATGGATCTTAAATCTTAGGTGTTGTCCGTAACTGCGGCGAATGTTTGGACTTCCGGCCGCTGTTGTCTCCCGATTTCTTCAATTGTACCGCTGTTCGCGGTTGAAATCCGGAGACAAAGGCGGTCGCTATCGCTCCTACAGTTCCAAAATTCCCCTCCGTTACTTTCACCTTTTTATTGTTTTCTCTCTAGTCCACTTAGATAGGGCTAGAGTACAGAATTTCAAACATAACTACTGTCAATGGTAGTTTGCTCCTGGCCAGCGTCTGAGACGCTGGCTATTCACATTGAATCAATATTGACAATCAAGGAACTACGCTATACAATCAATTCGATACTTATCGAAATGTAATATTATTATTAAATTTAAAACAAACAATCAGGAGGTTCATTGTAAATGAGAGTATTAGTTTATGGCGCCGGGGTTTTAGGAAGTTATCTTGCCCATGTGTTGGTGCGAGGTGGCAATGACGTAACTATGCTGGCGAGAGGACGTAGGGTGGATGAACTGTTGAATGACGGACTTGTCATTCGTCATTATTTTCAGCTTCGTACTACGGTTGATAAGGTGAATGTGATTACTGAGCTGCAGCCGGAGGACGTCTTTGACCTTATCTTTGTAGTGATGAAATATCCGGATTTCCAGGCCGTACTACCTGCTCTTGCTGCGAATCACAGCAGACATGTGGTAATCACGGGGAATAATGCAAGTCCTGGTGAGATGTTGAGTTATTTGCAGGATAACAGTCCTGTGGAGAAAAAGGTAGCGTTCGCTTTTCAGCTTAACGGTGGCTGGAGGGAGAGTGGCCGGATGATCAGTGTGCGTGGTCCAAAGGTGCAAATGGCCATCGGTGGTCTGGGCGAAGAGTTATCCTGGCAATCGGTGATCAATCAAGCTTTTGTTAAGACTAATTATAAACTGACCTATTATAAGGATATGGATGAGTGGCTGAAAAGTCATATGATCATGGTGTTGCCGTTAAACTTCCTCGCTCCAGCCAGTAACGGTAATTTGCGCCAAGCCGCAAGAGATAAGTTGCTCCTGAATCAGACGATTGACGCTTTAGATGAGGGGCATCAGGTATTGGAAACACTTGGGGTTACCATTACACCAGCAAGTCAAGCACAATTGGTGCGGGATAAGCGGAAGCTGCTCTATATAGGGCTACGAATTATACTGGCGACCCCGTTCGGTAGAACTCTCTTGAGTGATAAGGCGGTGTCTGCAGATGAGATGTCAGCGCTACAGCATGCTTTTAATGAGTTGAAGCTACGTGCGAACATACCGACACCTAACTGGGATAAGCTTCAGGAATATACTCCGACTTTACAGAATTGATTGTATAACTTATATAAATTGACAGGTACTCCAGGCTAAGCTAGAATTATTTGATAATTATCGAATAATGACATTGTTTGATTGGAGTTGCTCAACATTGGATACCAAAAAAATGGCTAAAATCTTTAAAGCCCTTTCGAATGAGAACCGATTGGAATTATATTTAAAAATCGCAGAGTCACATGAAGCCAGCTTTGAAGCTGGTGGTGGACTTTGTGTTGCAGATATCGTCTCATGCTTGAATATTGGCGCTCCGACCGTTTCACATCATATCAAAGAATTGGTGAATGCAGAACTCGTGACCACTGAGAAAAAGGGGAAGTTCCTGATCTGCAGCGTGAATAAAGAAATCGTTACGGAGATTATTGAGATGCTGGCTTTGCGGTAGTAAGAATGGGGTGATGTTATGTCAGTAAAACAAAATCGGATTTTAATTTTTGGTGCAGGAGTTATAGGGAGCGCATACGCAATCAAATTCATTGAAGCAGGGATTGACGTTACTCTGTTTGCACGTTCGAATAGATTTAACACATTGAAAGAAAATGGCCTGCAATATAATGAAAAAGGTGCGGTTAAGTCTATAAAAGTAAATGTCATTGATACGCTTGAAAATGATGATGTATATGATTTTATTTTCGTTACCGTTCGTTACGATCGATCACAATCTGCGTTGTTAGCCCTAAAAGACAATCAAAGCCAAAATATTGTTACGATGATTAGTAATTCAATTGGATTTTCTTCGTGGCAAGATATTGTTGGAGATAGACTTTTACCAGCTTTTCCCGGTGTTGGCGGACAGATTAAAGATGGGATTTTGTATGCTCGATTTCCACCAAAGTTTCTAATGGCTGCTGTGTTTGGAGAAATTAGTGGTTTGGTGACAGAACGAGCAGATAACCTTGCAAAATTATTTAAAACAGCAAAAC comes from Paenibacillus sp. 19GGS1-52 and encodes:
- a CDS encoding hydrolase, which encodes MNDVTATEVEYIAADKTALVVIDLQNGIVNGRQSAPYTAAQVVQNASHLVQAFTEKGAFVVLVRVSTIDGKDMVRPLTDTKMNPMQFSAGWDTIIPELADFNNTHTITKRQWGAFFGTDLDLQLRRRGIDTIVLCGISTSIGVDTTAREAYQHGYNQIFAEDALTASTQEEHDYVCKTIFPRIGKIRTSDEVIMALR
- a CDS encoding metalloregulator ArsR/SmtB family transcription factor; protein product: MDTKKMAKIFKALSNENRLELYLKIAESHEASFEAGGGLCVADIVSCLNIGAPTVSHHIKELVNAELVTTEKKGKFLICSVNKEIVTEIIEMLALR
- a CDS encoding 2-dehydropantoate 2-reductase N-terminal domain-containing protein, translating into MSVKQNRILIFGAGVIGSAYAIKFIEAGIDVTLFARSNRFNTLKENGLQYNEKGAVKSIKVNVIDTLENDDVYDFIFVTVRYDRSQSALLALKDNQSQNIVTMISNSIGFSSWQDIVGDRLLPAFPGVGGQIKDGILYARFPPKFLMAAVFGEISGLVTERADNLAKLFKTAKLPYAINKDMKSYLITHSVSDIAMLSFLMDEKTASIRKTAHQITSTLKADLRAIQKAGVVINPFAYKIMLRCPNLILDLFFMLWLRTKMVKDMRLPDYATSANNEVVQLNNDLLKFLSQNNITP
- a CDS encoding 2-dehydropantoate 2-reductase N-terminal domain-containing protein, translating into MRVLVYGAGVLGSYLAHVLVRGGNDVTMLARGRRVDELLNDGLVIRHYFQLRTTVDKVNVITELQPEDVFDLIFVVMKYPDFQAVLPALAANHSRHVVITGNNASPGEMLSYLQDNSPVEKKVAFAFQLNGGWRESGRMISVRGPKVQMAIGGLGEELSWQSVINQAFVKTNYKLTYYKDMDEWLKSHMIMVLPLNFLAPASNGNLRQAARDKLLLNQTIDALDEGHQVLETLGVTITPASQAQLVRDKRKLLYIGLRIILATPFGRTLLSDKAVSADEMSALQHAFNELKLRANIPTPNWDKLQEYTPTLQN
- a CDS encoding multidrug efflux MFS transporter, whose protein sequence is MPIWKRNLLVCWFGMFVTGVGMSQIAPVLPLYIKQLGVNNPASIAELSGIAFGITFIISAVFSPIWGLAADKFGRKPMLLRASLGMALVIGCMGFAQNVYVLIALRLLQGVITGYGTACTTLIATQTDKEHAGYALGTLSTASIAGSLLGPTIGGFIAENLGLQNTFFVTGAMMLIAFISTALFVKESFAREHKKTLRMKEVWSVVPEKSLTITLFVTFFILTVALYSVEPIITVYVSQLSKNATHIALLAGITFSASGLANIVAAPRLGKLSDKIGAHKVILISLIAAGLIFIPQAFVTNPWQLMGLRFLLGLAAGGLIPSVNILVKKITPAAITGRVFGFTMSAGYLGIFGGSVMGGQVAAWFGLRYVFFITGALLLINAGWVYLKLYKKMGLMNGREEYE